The DNA region TCGTCGCCCACATGTACCGCGGGGAGGTCGCCCGCGAGATATCCTGGCGCGAGCGGCTGGACGCGACGACCAACTGGGCGGTCACGGTCATCGCGGGCATCCTCGCCTACGCGTTCTCCGCCGACGACGTGTCGCACACGATCATCCTCGTCGGGATGGGCAGCGGCCTGGTGTTTCTCGTCATCGAGGCGCGCCGGTTCCAGCGGTACGACGTCTGGCGGTCCCGCGTCCGGTCGATGCAGGAGAACCTCTTCGCCAACGCGCTCGACCCCTCCGGCGGCGTCGAACAGCGCGACTGGCGCCGACAGCTGAGCGAGGACTACCGCAGCCCGACCAGCAGGCTGTCGCTCCGGCTCGCGCTGGCCCACCGGCTCCGGCGGGTGTACCTGCCGTTGCTGGTCGGCCTGCTGTTCGTCTGGCTGTTCC from Halosimplex halophilum includes:
- a CDS encoding DUF2270 domain-containing protein: MGTDDFDPEAPDEREIGREMVEQNTGLGSVVAHMYRGEVAREISWRERLDATTNWAVTVIAGILAYAFSADDVSHTIILVGMGSGLVFLVIEARRFQRYDVWRSRVRSMQENLFANALDPSGGVEQRDWRRQLSEDYRSPTSRLSLRLALAHRLRRVYLPLLVGLLFVWLFRLAGGDESVVAAAGVSNTPGWVVLGAVGVVYLCLVAVAFWPGARAVSELDEEVDRGDLRRDE